From a region of the Fischerella sp. JS2 genome:
- a CDS encoding DUF2993 domain-containing protein has translation MAQNNLERQTQNKKIRIITNVLTKALKLWLRSQVSQVYELEVEMKASDRDILSGYIPWVSIFASYAVYQGIHLTQIQLVAENIRINIGSVLKGQPLRLLETVPVVGEVIVEEDELNASVSSSLLSTALNDVLDKLLPEQCPKSKSIFYQKIILAHSRIILYISQPAENSSTVSEVCANIELLSAHELQISHIQAKNNTGTVLESHNGHYLNLGSDVDIQQLKLLPGKLVCHGRINVNP, from the coding sequence ATGGCACAGAACAATTTGGAAAGGCAAACTCAGAACAAAAAAATTCGCATCATTACGAATGTGCTGACGAAAGCACTCAAATTATGGCTGAGATCCCAAGTTAGCCAAGTCTATGAGTTGGAAGTCGAGATGAAAGCGAGCGATCGCGATATTCTCTCTGGTTACATTCCTTGGGTGTCGATTTTTGCTAGTTATGCCGTTTATCAAGGTATTCATCTTACGCAAATTCAACTTGTGGCAGAAAATATTCGTATCAACATTGGCTCAGTACTCAAGGGTCAGCCACTACGGCTGTTAGAAACTGTACCAGTGGTTGGTGAAGTCATAGTAGAGGAGGATGAACTTAACGCTTCTGTTTCATCTTCTTTGTTATCAACTGCTTTAAATGATGTACTGGATAAACTTTTACCAGAACAGTGTCCAAAATCCAAGTCAATTTTTTACCAAAAAATTATTCTTGCCCACAGTCGGATAATACTTTACATTTCTCAACCTGCTGAAAACAGCTCCACAGTTTCAGAAGTATGTGCAAACATTGAGTTACTCAGCGCTCATGAGTTGCAAATATCACACATCCAGGCAAAAAACAACACGGGAACAGTCCTAGAAAGCCATAATGGACACTATCTGAATTTGGGTTCAGATGTTGATATCCAACAGCTAAAGCTGCTCCCAGGAAAATTAGTTTGTCACGGACGAATTAATGTTAACCCTTAA
- a CDS encoding pseudouridine synthase: MEERLQKILSQWGIASRRQAEEMIRRARVRVNGDLAHLGQKVDPQKDTITVDGKPVSSGQRPNLVYLLLHKGVGVVSTCHDPQGRKTVLDLLPPELHSGQGIHPVGRLDIDSTGAIILTNDGELTFWLTHPRHSIPKTYRVLVEGHPTESVLRMWRQGVLLNGRKTRPAQVQLIKNFADTTCLEIILKEGRNRQIRRVAELLGHPVIKLHRTAIGSIQLESPGRKPLGEGEYRHLKESEIRFLQKVKADSYK; this comes from the coding sequence ATGGAGGAAAGGTTACAAAAAATCTTATCCCAATGGGGTATTGCCTCACGCCGTCAAGCCGAAGAAATGATCAGGCGAGCGCGCGTGCGGGTCAATGGCGATTTGGCACATTTAGGTCAAAAAGTAGATCCTCAAAAAGATACAATCACAGTTGACGGAAAGCCAGTATCATCTGGGCAGCGTCCGAATTTAGTGTATCTACTACTGCACAAAGGCGTAGGTGTAGTTTCCACTTGCCATGATCCCCAAGGAAGAAAGACTGTTTTGGATCTGTTACCACCAGAATTGCACTCTGGTCAAGGGATTCACCCTGTTGGTCGCTTGGATATAGACTCTACAGGAGCCATCATACTGACAAACGATGGAGAGTTAACATTCTGGCTTACCCACCCACGCCATAGTATCCCCAAAACTTATCGTGTTTTAGTAGAAGGACATCCAACCGAATCAGTACTACGCATGTGGCGTCAGGGTGTGCTGTTAAACGGAAGAAAAACACGACCAGCACAGGTGCAACTAATCAAAAATTTTGCTGATACTACTTGTTTGGAAATCATTTTAAAGGAGGGAAGAAATCGTCAGATTCGCCGTGTAGCCGAACTGTTAGGACACCCAGTAATTAAATTGCATCGTACCGCCATAGGTTCAATTCAACTAGAATCACCTGGAAGAAAACCCTTAGGTGAAGGTGAATATCGTCACCTAAAAGAAAGTGAAATTCGCTTTTTACAAAAAGTTAAAGCAGATTCCTATAAATGA
- the dps gene encoding DNA starvation/stationary phase protection protein Dps, whose amino-acid sequence MNGSSEPRGKRLNTSEINLPLQVRAQLIDILNQTLATTIDLKTQIKQAYWNVDITNSSNLHELFNEIASELDLYIDLLAQRVTVLGGLAIGTARSAAGLSVLPEYPLHIVQGKDHVTSIAERLAIYGNLLWENIDRTAVLGDADTAYLYAEVSMVVDKRLWFLDAHLVNSVLQVSNQLAEYN is encoded by the coding sequence ATGAACGGTAGTAGTGAGCCTCGTGGTAAACGCCTAAATACATCTGAAATTAACCTACCCTTACAAGTTCGAGCGCAACTTATTGATATTCTCAATCAAACGCTTGCAACCACAATCGATCTCAAAACTCAAATTAAGCAGGCATATTGGAATGTTGATATTACAAATTCCTCCAATTTACACGAGTTGTTCAATGAAATTGCATCTGAATTAGATTTGTATATCGACTTGCTGGCACAGCGAGTTACAGTTCTTGGAGGTTTGGCAATTGGTACTGCTCGGAGTGCAGCAGGACTATCAGTTTTACCTGAATATCCCCTTCATATTGTACAAGGTAAAGATCATGTGACTTCGATCGCAGAGCGTTTGGCTATATACGGAAATTTACTCTGGGAAAATATTGACCGGACTGCCGTTTTAGGGGACGCTGATACAGCCTATCTCTATGCAGAAGTTTCTATGGTGGTTGATAAGCGTTTATGGTTTCTAGATGCCCATCTAGTCAATTCGGTTTTGCAAGTTAGTAATCAACTGGCGGAATATAACTAG
- a CDS encoding AraC family transcriptional regulator: MRWEQSLAIDVTRVDVRKHVLTRPPILSSHESGWENLGLEYHIQPAYESPEHYSTNYVLVIRIRCQLELERWLGECHKSETSMPGDVAVIPPYITHRAITVEESEFIALTLDSELVAKIAHESVESDVVEIIPHFSKPDPLIYQIGLALKSALESNHSVSRLYADSMATALSAHLLQHYSAPKHCLQDYRGGLPKHKLQRVTEYIIDHLAEDLLLGAMAQEVGLSRYHFARLFKQSTGLSPYQYVIHCRIERAKMLLLQSKLKISEVASIVGFADQSQFTRHFKRLLGVTPKELRRK, translated from the coding sequence ATGCGATGGGAACAGTCCCTGGCCATTGATGTGACTAGAGTAGATGTTCGTAAGCATGTTCTCACCAGACCGCCCATATTATCAAGCCATGAATCAGGATGGGAAAACCTGGGTTTGGAGTATCACATCCAGCCTGCCTATGAAAGCCCGGAACATTACTCTACTAATTATGTGCTTGTAATTAGGATTAGATGCCAGTTAGAATTAGAAAGGTGGCTAGGTGAATGCCATAAAAGCGAAACCTCCATGCCAGGGGATGTTGCAGTCATACCGCCTTACATAACTCATAGAGCAATCACTGTAGAGGAATCTGAGTTTATTGCTTTAACTTTGGATTCTGAATTAGTAGCCAAAATAGCCCACGAGTCAGTTGAATCAGACGTAGTTGAGATTATACCACACTTTTCCAAGCCTGATCCTTTGATTTATCAAATTGGGCTTGCCCTCAAGAGCGCACTAGAATCTAATCATTCTGTTAGTCGTCTTTATGCTGATTCTATGGCCACTGCATTGTCAGCCCATTTGTTGCAACACTACTCTGCCCCAAAACATTGTCTGCAAGATTACCGAGGAGGTTTACCCAAACACAAGCTACAAAGGGTAACAGAATATATTATTGACCATTTGGCAGAAGATTTGTTGCTGGGAGCGATGGCTCAGGAAGTTGGTCTGAGTAGATACCACTTTGCCCGATTATTCAAGCAATCCACAGGTCTTTCTCCCTATCAGTACGTAATTCACTGTAGGATTGAGCGTGCCAAAATGTTGCTCTTACAGAGTAAACTCAAAATTTCTGAAGTTGCTTCCATAGTAGGTTTTGCAGATCAAAGCCAATTTACACGCCATTTCAAGCGTTTATTGGGAGTCACACCCAAAGAATTACGTAGAAAATAG
- a CDS encoding IS1 family transposase (programmed frameshift), producing MECPRCGSCHNRKNGKKRGKQNHICCDCGRQFIDVYKPPRGYSDEIKQECLKMYVNGMGFRGIERVKNVHHTTIIHWVKRVGTQLADTPNSKEIPQVGELDELETFIGFKKNKIWLWTAVNHFTQGILAWVLGDRSSTTFQQLWNIVQCWQSYFYVTDGYPVYPCFVPDGDQIVSKTYMTRVENENTRLRHYLARLHRKTLCYSKTEEMLRYSVRLLLHYLKYRSVPLPA from the exons ATGGAATGTCCACGCTGTGGATCTTGTCATAACCGTAAGAATGGAAAGAAAAGAGGTAAACAGAATCACATTTGCTGTGATTGTGGTCGTCAATTCATTGATGTCTATAAACCACCCAGGGGCTACTCGGATGAAATCAAACAAGAATGCCTAAAAATGTACGTCAATGGTATGGGATTTCGTGGAATTGAAAGGGTGAAAAACGTTCATCATACTACCATTATTCATTGGGTTAAACGAGTGGGTACACAATTGGCGGATACACCAAATTCAAAGGAAATTCCGCAGGTGGGAGAACTAGATGAATTAGAAACATTTATTGGTT TCAAAAAAAATAAAATCTGGTTGTGGACGGCGGTAAATCACTTTACTCAAGGTATTCTTGCTTGGGTTTTAGGTGATCGTAGTTCGACTACTTTCCAACAGTTATGGAACATTGTCCAGTGTTGGCAGAGTTATTTTTACGTCACAGATGGATACCCTGTTTACCCTTGTTTTGTTCCTGATGGTGACCAAATTGTGAGTAAGACCTACATGACACGAGTCGAAAATGAAAACACAAGGCTTAGACATTATTTGGCTCGTCTTCATCGTAAAACTTTATGTTATTCCAAAACTGAGGAAATGCTGAGATACTCTGTTCGATTGTTATTGCACTACCTCAAATATCGTTCTGTTCCCTTACCTGCCTAA
- a CDS encoding helix-turn-helix domain-containing protein, whose protein sequence is MNWLTRKNKHELTTSLDQQRGEKLVAMGAKLSSSRQEKGLSLDEIVLLTRIPRRLLQAIEEGNLAELPEPVYIQGLIRQFADALGLNGAEFASNFPIGTHRVSLKSSWKHTPIGELRPLHLYLLYIFMILFSVGGLSQLLNANALQAVNNNQNKLKQNQQTLIQSQKFQPVSDINKSVNPQQVQIGLTLTEKSWIQVLVDGKVEYEGELPEGTHKTWKAQEQLTVRTNNAGGVLVSINKEKAKQLGEPGKQKEVTIAANTRS, encoded by the coding sequence ATGAATTGGCTAACTAGGAAAAATAAGCATGAGTTGACAACTTCATTAGATCAACAGCGAGGCGAAAAGTTAGTAGCAATGGGCGCAAAACTTAGCTCCTCACGCCAGGAAAAAGGTTTATCATTAGACGAAATTGTTTTATTGACCAGAATACCCCGGCGGCTGTTGCAAGCAATTGAAGAAGGTAATTTAGCAGAACTACCCGAACCAGTTTACATTCAGGGTTTAATTCGGCAATTTGCTGATGCATTAGGTCTTAATGGTGCAGAATTTGCTAGTAATTTTCCCATTGGAACTCATCGAGTCAGTTTAAAATCTAGTTGGAAACATACACCAATAGGTGAGTTACGTCCATTGCATCTTTACCTACTTTACATATTTATGATTTTGTTTTCTGTAGGTGGCTTATCTCAGTTATTAAATGCTAATGCTTTGCAAGCAGTAAATAATAATCAAAATAAGCTCAAACAAAATCAACAGACTCTAATTCAATCGCAAAAGTTTCAACCTGTTAGTGATATAAATAAAAGTGTAAATCCTCAACAAGTGCAAATTGGTTTGACCCTAACAGAAAAATCTTGGATTCAGGTATTAGTTGATGGCAAGGTAGAGTATGAAGGTGAACTACCAGAAGGAACTCATAAGACTTGGAAAGCTCAAGAGCAACTAACAGTCAGAACAAATAATGCTGGTGGTGTATTAGTAAGCATCAATAAAGAAAAAGCTAAGCAACTGGGAGAACCAGGAAAACAAAAAGAAGTGACGATCGCTGCTAATACGAGGTCATAG